The following proteins are encoded in a genomic region of Anabas testudineus chromosome 13, fAnaTes1.2, whole genome shotgun sequence:
- the p2ry2.1 gene encoding P2Y purinoceptor 2 isoform X2 — translation MAAFDNNTYQTNASAYFCKFNEDFKYILLPVSYTLVFVIGLALNFTALYLIVFRTKRWKPSTIYMFNLTMCDTLYLFTLPFLIYYYADENDWPFSEPLCKIIRFLFYANLYGSILFLCCISLHRFVGICHPVRSLYWVSGRRARLVSVAVWACVLFCQAPVLYFSRTRDDGSNSRICYDTTSPELFDDFLVYSSVVSFLLFVVPFTVVMVCYGLMVQKLLEPSWGSEGGRGTLASQRSKQKSVKMIIIVLAAFMVCFLPFHLTRTLYYAFRHIRSVNSAQISCKLLEASSIAYKVTRPLASFNSCVDPILYFLSGQDVWSNLRNKSKSFGSKSTSHHH, via the exons ATGGCCGCCTTCGACAACAACACCTACCAAACCAACGCCAGTGCCTACTTTTGTAAATTTAATGAAGACTTTAAATATATCCTCCTTCCTGTCAGCTATACCCTGGTGTTTGTGATCGGCCTGGCGCTGAACTTCACAGCTTTGTATCTGATTGTCTTCCGCACAAAGCGCTGGAAGCCCTCCACAATCTACATGTTTAACCTGACGATGTGCGATACACTCTACCTCTTCACCCTGCCCTTCCTCATCTACTACTATGCAGATGAGAATGACTGGCCCTTCAGTGAACCATTATGCAAGATTATACGCTTCCTGTTCTATGCCAACTTATACG GCTCCATTCTGTTCCTGTGCTGTATCAGCCTTCATCGGTTCGTTGGCATCTGCCATCCAGTCCGTTCTCTCTACTGGGTCAGTGGTCGTCGTGCCAGGCTGgtgtctgtggctgtgtgggcttgtgttttattctgcCAGGCTCCTGTCCTCTATTTCTCAAGAACAAG GGATGATGGCTCTAACAGTAGGATCTGCTACGACACCACCAGCCCAGAGCTTTTTGATGACTTCCTGGTGTACAGCTCGGTTGTGtcatttctcctgtttgtcGTGCCCTTCACGGTGGTGATGGTGTGCTATGGCCTCATGGTGCAGAAACTTCTAGAGCCTAGCTGGGGTTCAGAAGGGGGCAGGGGAACCCTGGCATCTCAACGATCCAAGCAGAAGTCAGTGAAGATGATCATCATTGTGCTTGCAGCATTCATGGTCTGTTTCCTCCCTTTCCACCTCACGAGGACTCTTTACTACGCTTTCAGACACATAAGAAGTGTCAATTCAGCACAG ATCAGCTGTAAACTACTAGAGGCCTCCAGTATTGCCTACAAGGTGACTCGACCTTTGGCCAGCTTCAACAGTTGCGTGGACCCCATCCTTTACTTTTTGTCTGGGCAGGACGTCTGGAGTAACCTCAGAAATAAGAGCAAGTCATTTGGATCAAAATCCACAAGT CATCACCACTAG
- the p2ry2.1 gene encoding P2Y purinoceptor 2 isoform X1 → MAAFDNNTYQTNASAYFCKFNEDFKYILLPVSYTLVFVIGLALNFTALYLIVFRTKRWKPSTIYMFNLTMCDTLYLFTLPFLIYYYADENDWPFSEPLCKIIRFLFYANLYGSILFLCCISLHRFVGICHPVRSLYWVSGRRARLVSVAVWACVLFCQAPVLYFSRTRDDGSNSRICYDTTSPELFDDFLVYSSVVSFLLFVVPFTVVMVCYGLMVQKLLEPSWGSEGGRGTLASQRSKQKSVKMIIIVLAAFMVCFLPFHLTRTLYYAFRHIRSVNSAQISCKLLEASSIAYKVTRPLASFNSCVDPILYFLSGQDVWSNLRNKSKSFGSKSTSVSQCLTTRL, encoded by the exons ATGGCCGCCTTCGACAACAACACCTACCAAACCAACGCCAGTGCCTACTTTTGTAAATTTAATGAAGACTTTAAATATATCCTCCTTCCTGTCAGCTATACCCTGGTGTTTGTGATCGGCCTGGCGCTGAACTTCACAGCTTTGTATCTGATTGTCTTCCGCACAAAGCGCTGGAAGCCCTCCACAATCTACATGTTTAACCTGACGATGTGCGATACACTCTACCTCTTCACCCTGCCCTTCCTCATCTACTACTATGCAGATGAGAATGACTGGCCCTTCAGTGAACCATTATGCAAGATTATACGCTTCCTGTTCTATGCCAACTTATACG GCTCCATTCTGTTCCTGTGCTGTATCAGCCTTCATCGGTTCGTTGGCATCTGCCATCCAGTCCGTTCTCTCTACTGGGTCAGTGGTCGTCGTGCCAGGCTGgtgtctgtggctgtgtgggcttgtgttttattctgcCAGGCTCCTGTCCTCTATTTCTCAAGAACAAG GGATGATGGCTCTAACAGTAGGATCTGCTACGACACCACCAGCCCAGAGCTTTTTGATGACTTCCTGGTGTACAGCTCGGTTGTGtcatttctcctgtttgtcGTGCCCTTCACGGTGGTGATGGTGTGCTATGGCCTCATGGTGCAGAAACTTCTAGAGCCTAGCTGGGGTTCAGAAGGGGGCAGGGGAACCCTGGCATCTCAACGATCCAAGCAGAAGTCAGTGAAGATGATCATCATTGTGCTTGCAGCATTCATGGTCTGTTTCCTCCCTTTCCACCTCACGAGGACTCTTTACTACGCTTTCAGACACATAAGAAGTGTCAATTCAGCACAG ATCAGCTGTAAACTACTAGAGGCCTCCAGTATTGCCTACAAGGTGACTCGACCTTTGGCCAGCTTCAACAGTTGCGTGGACCCCATCCTTTACTTTTTGTCTGGGCAGGACGTCTGGAGTAACCTCAGAAATAAGAGCAAGTCATTTGGATCAAAATCCACAAGTGTGAGTCAATGCTTGACAACTCGGCTCTGA